In the genome of Pseudarthrobacter sp. IC2-21, one region contains:
- a CDS encoding DUF3040 domain-containing protein — translation MLDFEFTGRQTGVPMPLSDRERKQLEELEADLAANDPQLAQRLSSGSVRLRGKAYVGLVLCLLGLILLITGVSTQLIVVGVGGFLAMGTGAYLALGSRPTGLR, via the coding sequence ATGTTAGATTTTGAGTTCACAGGACGCCAGACGGGGGTTCCGATGCCACTATCAGATCGGGAGCGCAAACAGCTGGAAGAGTTGGAGGCGGATCTGGCGGCCAATGATCCGCAGCTCGCGCAAAGACTCTCGTCCGGGTCCGTGAGGCTTCGTGGAAAGGCCTATGTCGGTTTGGTCCTGTGCCTGCTTGGGCTGATTTTGCTCATTACGGGGGTGAGCACGCAACTCATCGTCGTCGGAGTAGGCGGCTTCCTCGCGATGGGAACAGGCGCCTATCTAGCATTGGGCTCCCGCCCAACAGGGCTCCGCTGA
- a CDS encoding amino-acid N-acetyltransferase gives MTDSETFHIRPARTGDVHAIKRLVAPLAEQRILMAKETVAYYESLQEFKIAESADGDVVGCGALHVMWEDLAEVRTLAASDAWRGKGVGHVLVESLLEEARALGVARVFCLTFEVDFFKRHGFEVMADQSAVDPAVYSELLRSHDEGVAEFLDLARVKPNTLGNTRMIKFL, from the coding sequence GTGACCGATTCCGAGACTTTCCATATCCGTCCTGCCCGCACTGGCGATGTCCACGCCATCAAGAGACTGGTGGCTCCGCTGGCGGAACAGCGGATCCTCATGGCCAAGGAGACGGTCGCGTATTACGAGAGCCTGCAGGAGTTCAAGATCGCAGAATCGGCGGACGGCGACGTCGTCGGCTGCGGCGCCCTGCACGTGATGTGGGAAGACCTGGCCGAGGTGCGCACACTGGCCGCCTCCGACGCCTGGCGCGGCAAAGGCGTGGGCCACGTCCTCGTGGAAAGCCTCCTCGAGGAGGCGCGGGCGCTCGGCGTCGCACGCGTCTTCTGCCTCACCTTCGAGGTGGACTTCTTCAAGCGCCACGGCTTTGAGGTGATGGCGGACCAGTCAGCGGTGGATCCGGCGGTCTACTCCGAGCTGCTCCGCTCCCACGACGAAGGCGTCGCCGAGTTCCTGGACCTGGCACGGGTCAAACCAAACACTCTCGGTAACACGCGCATGATCAAGTTCCTCTAA
- a CDS encoding A/G-specific adenine glycosylase, translating into MLQQTPVVRVLPVWQEWLERWPTPAGLAGEPAGEAVRSWGRLGYPRRALRLHAAAAAIVRDHGGTVPGTFAELLALPGVGSYTAAAVAAFAYGRRETVVDTNIRRVHARLFSGVALPSPSLSATEMRLAAELLPDDAGTSVRWNAAVMELGALVCTARAPKCTDCPVRDSCAWLAAGEPPPSYVPKGQAWHGTDRQVRGAVLAVLRLADSPVPPEMFQREPADLGFAAEGIGVPLAALHRLNSAPEQLERALAGLLGDGLAELHEGGYQLPA; encoded by the coding sequence ATGCTGCAGCAGACCCCGGTGGTGCGGGTACTCCCGGTCTGGCAGGAGTGGCTGGAGCGCTGGCCCACCCCGGCAGGGCTGGCAGGTGAACCCGCCGGCGAGGCAGTGCGATCGTGGGGCCGGCTTGGCTACCCGCGCCGGGCACTCCGCCTCCATGCCGCCGCTGCAGCCATCGTCCGCGATCACGGCGGCACTGTCCCCGGAACGTTTGCTGAGCTGCTGGCACTGCCGGGCGTGGGCAGTTACACAGCCGCCGCCGTCGCCGCCTTTGCCTACGGACGTCGGGAAACGGTGGTGGACACCAATATCCGGCGGGTTCACGCGCGCCTCTTTTCCGGCGTCGCGCTCCCCTCCCCTTCCCTTAGCGCAACGGAGATGCGCCTCGCGGCGGAACTGCTGCCGGACGACGCCGGAACCTCCGTGCGCTGGAATGCCGCGGTTATGGAGCTGGGCGCGCTGGTGTGCACGGCGCGGGCGCCGAAGTGCACGGACTGCCCTGTCCGGGACTCCTGCGCGTGGCTGGCAGCCGGCGAGCCGCCGCCGTCGTACGTCCCCAAAGGTCAGGCGTGGCACGGCACCGACCGCCAGGTCCGCGGCGCCGTGCTGGCCGTTCTCCGGCTGGCAGACAGCCCGGTGCCGCCGGAAATGTTCCAGCGGGAACCTGCGGACCTGGGCTTTGCGGCGGAGGGAATCGGGGTCCCGCTCGCGGCCCTGCACCGGCTGAATTCCGCCCCTGAGCAGCTCGAACGCGCACTGGCCGGGCTTCTCGGCGACGGTCTGGCCGAGCTCCACGAGGGCGGCTACCAACTGCCGGCGTGA
- the dhaM gene encoding dihydroxyacetone kinase phosphoryl donor subunit DhaM codes for MTVRLVVVSHSEKIADGAVELAAQMAPDVVMIAAGGTSDGRIGTSLEKVMSALDQANGGEGVVVLTDLGSAVMTAESAQELAEDPAAVLLADAPLVEGLVAAAVAAQAGADAQAVKQAAEDVYGSGAAGASPVSKVAEGSVTGAGPDFTGDFELINQAGMHARPAAKVAGGLSSMNADVTINGVDGASMTALMTLGAGKGSMLHVEAWGPDAERALNYVGGLVQAGFGEP; via the coding sequence ATGACGGTACGCCTCGTGGTGGTATCCCATAGCGAAAAGATCGCCGACGGCGCCGTGGAGCTTGCCGCCCAGATGGCGCCCGACGTTGTGATGATCGCGGCGGGGGGAACTTCGGATGGCAGGATCGGCACAAGCCTGGAGAAGGTCATGTCCGCGCTGGACCAGGCCAACGGCGGTGAGGGTGTGGTGGTCCTGACAGATCTGGGCTCTGCCGTGATGACGGCGGAATCGGCACAGGAACTCGCGGAGGACCCGGCCGCCGTGTTGCTTGCGGATGCGCCGTTGGTCGAGGGCCTGGTGGCTGCCGCAGTCGCCGCCCAGGCCGGGGCCGACGCCCAGGCCGTCAAGCAGGCGGCCGAGGATGTTTACGGTTCAGGGGCTGCCGGTGCATCGCCGGTAAGCAAAGTCGCGGAAGGCTCGGTGACCGGTGCGGGACCGGACTTCACCGGGGACTTTGAACTCATCAACCAGGCCGGCATGCATGCCCGCCCGGCAGCCAAGGTTGCCGGCGGGCTGTCATCCATGAACGCCGACGTCACCATCAACGGGGTTGACGGCGCCTCCATGACCGCTCTGATGACGCTCGGTGCCGGCAAAGGATCCATGCTCCACGTCGAGGCGTGGGGACCGGATGCGGAGCGTGCCTTGAATTACGTCGGCGGCCTCGTGCAGGCGGGCTTCGGCGAACCCTAG
- a CDS encoding DUF3592 domain-containing protein produces MDPLKLIFVLLPALFLVLGLTLVGLSLAKSLRRSRAMTGWPQTAAVVTGNLHGKDGTGSNGRDRFAASYEFEDAGGKRWLGQSDIYSQDQAIIGQPIGVRYNPDNPAESTLPVFFVSRGRLATGLVLMLFGAGGITMFGTLLR; encoded by the coding sequence GTGGACCCGCTCAAGCTGATCTTTGTCCTGCTGCCCGCACTCTTCCTCGTTTTGGGCTTGACCCTGGTTGGCCTGTCCCTGGCGAAATCCCTCCGCCGGAGCCGCGCCATGACGGGCTGGCCGCAGACCGCCGCCGTGGTGACCGGGAACCTGCACGGCAAGGACGGGACAGGAAGTAACGGCAGGGACCGGTTCGCTGCCTCGTACGAATTCGAGGACGCCGGCGGCAAACGTTGGCTTGGCCAGTCCGATATCTACAGCCAGGACCAGGCCATCATCGGGCAACCCATCGGCGTCCGGTACAACCCGGACAATCCGGCTGAATCAACCCTCCCCGTGTTCTTCGTGTCCAGAGGACGGTTGGCCACAGGTCTCGTTCTGATGCTCTTTGGCGCGGGAGGCATAACAATGTTCGGCACACTTCTCCGGTAG
- a CDS encoding ATP-dependent Clp protease ATP-binding subunit produces the protein MFERFTDRARRVVVLAQEEARMLNHNYIGTEHILLGLIHEGEGVAAKALESLSISLDGVREQVQEIIGQGQQAPSGHIPFTPRAKKVLELSLREALQLGHNYIGTEHILLGLIREGEGVAAQVLVKLGADLNRVRQQVIQLLSGYQGKETTGAGVGAGQPEGTPAGSVVLDQFGRNLTQAARENKLDPVIGREQEMERVMQVLSRRTKNNPVLIGEPGVGKTAVVEGLAQAIVRGDVPETIKDKQLYTLDLGSLVAGSRYRGDFEERLKKVLKEIRTRGDIILFIDEIHTLVGAGAAEGAIDAASILKPMLARGELQTIGATTLDEYRKHIEKDAALERRFQPIQVKEPSVAHAIEILKGLRDRYEAHHRVTITDGALASAASLAERYISDRFLPDKAIDLIDEAGARLRIRRMTAPPELKAMDERIAQLKMEKESAIDAQDFEGAASLRDKEQKLITERAEKERHWKSGGMDDISEVDEDLIAEVLANSTGIPVFKLTEEESSRLLKMEDELHKRVVGQDEAIKALSQAIRRTRAGLKDPKRPGGSFIFAGPTGVGKTELAKALAEFLFGEEDALITLDMSEYSEKHTVSRLFGAPPGYVGYEEGGQLTEKVRRRPFSVVLFDEVEKAHADLFNSLLQILEDGRLTDSQGRVVDFKNTVIIMTTNLGTRDISKSVATGFQSGTDTQTGYNRMRARVTEELKQHFRPEFLNRVDDVVVFPQLTQDEIIEIVDMFVGRLEKRLKDKDMGIELTPAAKVLLATRGYDPAMGARPLRRTIQREIEDQLSEKILFGDIHAGDIVVVDVDGEGDDAKFTFAGNAKPRIPEIAPSV, from the coding sequence ATGTTTGAGCGATTTACGGACCGTGCCCGTCGCGTCGTTGTGCTTGCCCAAGAAGAGGCACGCATGCTGAACCATAACTATATTGGTACCGAACACATCCTGTTGGGTCTGATCCATGAGGGTGAAGGCGTTGCCGCCAAGGCTCTTGAGTCCTTGAGCATTTCGCTCGACGGCGTGCGTGAGCAGGTGCAGGAGATCATCGGTCAGGGCCAGCAGGCTCCGTCCGGCCACATTCCCTTCACGCCCCGTGCCAAAAAGGTGCTGGAGCTCTCCCTGCGTGAGGCGCTGCAGCTGGGCCACAACTACATCGGCACGGAGCACATCCTGCTGGGTCTCATCCGCGAGGGTGAGGGTGTGGCTGCCCAGGTGCTCGTCAAGCTCGGCGCCGACCTCAACCGGGTCCGCCAGCAGGTAATCCAGCTGCTTTCCGGCTACCAGGGCAAGGAAACCACCGGCGCAGGCGTCGGGGCCGGCCAGCCCGAAGGCACCCCCGCAGGGTCCGTGGTACTGGACCAGTTCGGCCGCAACCTGACGCAGGCTGCGCGCGAGAACAAGCTGGATCCTGTGATCGGCCGCGAGCAGGAAATGGAACGCGTCATGCAGGTCCTTTCCCGCCGTACCAAGAACAACCCCGTGCTGATCGGTGAGCCCGGCGTTGGCAAGACCGCCGTCGTCGAAGGCCTCGCCCAGGCGATTGTCCGCGGCGACGTCCCCGAGACCATCAAGGACAAGCAGCTCTACACCCTGGACCTCGGGTCCCTGGTGGCAGGCTCCCGGTACCGCGGTGACTTCGAAGAGCGGCTGAAGAAGGTCCTCAAGGAAATCCGCACCCGCGGCGACATCATCCTCTTCATCGACGAAATCCACACCTTGGTGGGTGCCGGCGCTGCTGAAGGTGCCATTGATGCCGCGTCCATCCTGAAGCCCATGCTGGCCCGCGGTGAACTGCAGACCATCGGTGCCACCACCCTGGACGAGTACCGCAAACACATCGAGAAGGACGCCGCGCTGGAGCGCCGCTTCCAGCCGATCCAGGTCAAGGAACCTTCCGTCGCGCACGCGATCGAGATCCTTAAGGGCCTGCGTGACCGCTACGAGGCGCACCACCGCGTGACCATCACCGACGGCGCCCTCGCCTCGGCTGCCAGCCTCGCCGAGCGCTACATTTCGGACCGCTTCCTGCCGGACAAGGCCATCGACCTGATCGATGAGGCCGGTGCCCGGCTGCGCATTCGCCGGATGACTGCCCCGCCGGAACTGAAGGCCATGGACGAGCGCATCGCCCAGCTGAAGATGGAGAAGGAATCGGCCATCGACGCGCAGGACTTCGAAGGTGCCGCATCGCTCCGTGACAAGGAGCAGAAGCTCATCACCGAGCGTGCCGAGAAGGAACGCCACTGGAAGTCCGGCGGCATGGACGACATCTCCGAGGTGGATGAGGATCTCATCGCCGAGGTGCTGGCCAACTCCACCGGCATCCCGGTCTTCAAGCTGACCGAGGAAGAGTCCTCGCGCCTGCTGAAGATGGAAGACGAACTGCACAAGCGCGTAGTGGGCCAGGACGAGGCCATCAAGGCCCTCTCCCAGGCGATCCGCCGCACCCGTGCAGGCCTGAAGGACCCCAAGCGTCCCGGCGGCTCGTTCATCTTCGCCGGCCCCACCGGCGTCGGCAAGACCGAACTGGCCAAGGCACTGGCCGAGTTCCTGTTCGGTGAAGAGGACGCCCTCATCACGCTGGACATGTCCGAGTACTCCGAGAAGCACACCGTTTCGCGGCTTTTCGGTGCCCCTCCGGGCTACGTCGGCTACGAAGAGGGCGGCCAGCTTACCGAGAAGGTCCGCCGTCGTCCGTTCTCCGTGGTCCTGTTCGATGAAGTGGAAAAGGCACACGCTGACCTCTTCAACTCGCTCCTGCAGATCCTGGAGGACGGCCGCCTGACCGACTCCCAGGGCCGCGTTGTGGACTTCAAGAACACCGTGATCATCATGACCACGAACCTCGGTACCCGGGACATTTCCAAGAGTGTTGCCACCGGCTTCCAGTCCGGCACCGACACGCAGACCGGCTACAACCGGATGCGTGCCCGCGTGACGGAGGAACTCAAGCAGCACTTCCGCCCCGAGTTCCTGAACCGTGTGGACGACGTTGTGGTGTTCCCGCAGCTGACCCAGGACGAGATCATCGAGATCGTGGACATGTTCGTGGGCCGTCTGGAGAAGCGCCTCAAGGACAAGGACATGGGCATCGAGCTCACGCCCGCGGCCAAGGTGCTCCTGGCCACCCGCGGTTACGACCCCGCCATGGGTGCCCGGCCGCTGCGCCGCACCATCCAGCGCGAGATCGAGGACCAGCTCTCCGAGAAGATCCTGTTCGGCGACATCCACGCCGGCGACATCGTGGTGGTGGATGTGGACGGCGAAGGCGACGACGCCAAGTTCACCTTCGCCGGCAACGCCAAGCCGCGCATCCCGGAAATCGCCCCGAGCGTCTAA
- a CDS encoding histone-like nucleoid-structuring protein Lsr2, which yields MAQKVNIILVDDLDGGSADENVRFGLDGASYEIDLSAANAAELRSSLERFIAAARKTSAGRTTRTKAAVTGRGNDSAQIRQWARDNGYTVNSRGRIQAEIQEAYQKANS from the coding sequence ATGGCACAGAAAGTAAACATCATCCTCGTAGATGATCTGGATGGGGGATCCGCGGACGAGAATGTCCGGTTTGGCCTTGACGGGGCCAGCTATGAAATCGATCTGTCGGCCGCAAATGCAGCCGAACTGCGTTCCAGCCTGGAGCGTTTTATTGCTGCCGCCCGCAAAACTTCGGCCGGCCGCACTACACGCACCAAAGCCGCCGTTACAGGCCGTGGCAACGACTCGGCACAGATCCGTCAGTGGGCTCGTGACAACGGCTACACGGTCAACAGCCGAGGCCGAATTCAAGCTGAAATCCAGGAAGCCTACCAGAAGGCGAATTCGTAG
- a CDS encoding DUF3592 domain-containing protein: MRIVLYLIAALFVTGVIFALLHTLRKTKRHEKLIAGWPKVQATVTGNVGGWSNGGGGSTRSRRFYPTYQFTGPNGILYAGESEVSYRNQQVPGTLVQVAYNPANPNQSFQMSSDSKTMLGCLVPFFALFSLLLFWVAGNFPLG; the protein is encoded by the coding sequence ATGAGAATCGTGCTGTACCTTATAGCCGCGTTGTTCGTGACAGGCGTGATTTTCGCGCTGCTCCACACGTTGCGGAAGACCAAGCGTCACGAGAAACTCATCGCGGGCTGGCCCAAGGTCCAGGCGACCGTGACGGGAAACGTCGGGGGCTGGAGCAATGGCGGCGGCGGATCAACCAGGAGCCGCCGCTTCTACCCCACGTACCAATTCACAGGCCCCAACGGGATTCTGTACGCCGGAGAATCAGAGGTTTCGTACCGCAACCAGCAGGTCCCGGGAACGCTGGTGCAGGTGGCCTACAACCCCGCGAATCCCAACCAGTCCTTCCAGATGTCGTCCGATTCCAAGACAATGCTCGGGTGTCTGGTGCCGTTCTTCGCGCTGTTTTCGTTGCTGCTGTTCTGGGTAGCCGGCAACTTCCCTCTGGGCTGA
- the dhaL gene encoding dihydroxyacetone kinase subunit DhaL yields MLLDVKWAVKWLTLCAEAMAENRAWLIELDRPIGDSDHGENMDRGFQAVLEKLAESPPETPGAALKLTAMTLMSKVGGAAGPLYGTAFLRAATALGDALEVDPAKLAAALVAARDGIVARGKAESGDKTMVDAWTPAVEAAQAAAADGNGNVLAVLVAAAEAAEAGAVATDPLVARKGRASYLGERSAGHRDPGAASSALILRAAVGAAA; encoded by the coding sequence ATGCTGCTCGACGTTAAATGGGCCGTCAAATGGCTGACCCTGTGCGCGGAGGCGATGGCCGAAAACAGGGCCTGGCTCATTGAGCTGGATCGCCCCATAGGCGACTCGGACCACGGCGAGAACATGGACCGAGGGTTTCAGGCCGTACTGGAGAAACTCGCGGAATCGCCGCCTGAGACGCCCGGAGCAGCCCTGAAGCTGACGGCCATGACGCTGATGTCCAAGGTGGGCGGGGCGGCCGGCCCCCTGTACGGAACGGCCTTCCTGCGGGCGGCCACTGCACTGGGCGATGCCCTCGAGGTTGATCCCGCAAAGCTGGCCGCGGCGTTGGTGGCCGCCCGGGACGGCATTGTGGCCAGGGGCAAAGCCGAGTCAGGCGACAAAACCATGGTGGACGCCTGGACCCCTGCAGTCGAAGCCGCCCAGGCGGCAGCCGCGGACGGGAATGGCAATGTTCTGGCTGTGCTGGTGGCCGCCGCCGAGGCCGCTGAAGCAGGCGCCGTGGCGACCGACCCGCTGGTGGCGCGCAAAGGCCGCGCCAGCTACCTGGGGGAGCGGAGCGCCGGCCATCGCGACCCCGGCGCTGCCTCCAGCGCCCTGATCCTCCGGGCCGCCGTCGGGGCTGCTGCATGA
- the dhaK gene encoding dihydroxyacetone kinase subunit DhaK, producing the protein MKKLINDPRSVVDESVEGFGLAHADLVTVNADPKYVTRKDAPVSGKVGLLSGGGSGHEPLHAGFVGLGMLDAAVPGAVFTSPTPDQILPATLGVNSGAGVVHIVKNYTGDVLNFETAAELAQAEGVEVRTVLVNDDVAVEDSLYTAGRRGVGGTVLVEKIAGAAAERGDSLDAVAEIGDRVNSNVRTMGVALSACTVPHAGAPSFELADNEIEIGIGIHGEPGRHKIPMENADGITDRLLEPVLSDLGLASGDKVLLFVNGMGGTPLSELYIVYRRAAQVLKERGATVERSLVGNYITSLEMQGCSISVLRLDDEMTQLWDAPVHTAALRWGV; encoded by the coding sequence ATGAAAAAGCTCATCAATGATCCACGTTCGGTAGTAGACGAGTCAGTGGAGGGCTTCGGCCTGGCCCACGCTGACCTCGTCACAGTCAATGCCGATCCGAAGTACGTCACGCGCAAAGACGCGCCTGTGTCAGGAAAAGTCGGGCTCCTTTCCGGCGGAGGCAGCGGCCATGAACCGCTCCACGCCGGTTTTGTCGGGCTGGGAATGCTCGATGCGGCTGTGCCGGGGGCGGTATTCACCTCACCCACACCGGACCAGATCCTTCCGGCGACGCTCGGGGTTAACTCAGGCGCCGGCGTCGTCCACATTGTGAAGAACTACACCGGTGACGTCCTGAACTTCGAGACGGCCGCCGAACTCGCGCAGGCCGAAGGCGTGGAGGTCCGTACTGTCCTCGTCAACGACGACGTCGCCGTGGAGGATTCGCTCTACACCGCCGGACGCCGCGGCGTCGGGGGCACTGTCCTGGTGGAGAAGATTGCCGGCGCCGCCGCCGAGCGGGGCGACAGCCTGGATGCCGTGGCTGAAATCGGCGACCGCGTCAACAGCAATGTGCGCACCATGGGCGTCGCCCTGTCCGCCTGCACTGTACCGCACGCAGGGGCGCCGAGCTTCGAACTGGCGGACAATGAAATTGAAATCGGCATCGGGATCCACGGCGAACCCGGACGGCACAAGATCCCCATGGAGAACGCGGACGGAATCACCGACCGGCTGCTGGAACCCGTGCTCAGCGACCTCGGCCTTGCCAGTGGCGATAAGGTCCTGCTCTTTGTCAACGGCATGGGCGGTACACCGCTGAGCGAGTTGTACATCGTCTACCGCCGCGCCGCGCAGGTGCTCAAGGAACGCGGGGCCACTGTGGAGCGTTCGCTGGTGGGAAACTACATCACGTCCCTGGAAATGCAGGGCTGCTCCATCTCGGTGCTCCGGCTCGATGATGAAATGACGCAACTGTGGGACGCCCCCGTCCACACGGCAGCGCTGCGTTGGGGCGTGTAA